In the genome of Juglans microcarpa x Juglans regia isolate MS1-56 chromosome 6S, Jm3101_v1.0, whole genome shotgun sequence, the window TGTTTATCCTGTGAGGATGCCATGCAATTACAGGATGGTTGTTCTTCCATTGTTTCAACAACTTCCAAGTGACCGTCAATCTCTTGGTCGCATGGAACTGGAGATGGATCAGGAATGTGTCGGCTCTTTACCTTTCTCCCAAATGTAGGATCCGAACTGGGTTTCTGATCTGGATCAGTATTATAAAGATTAGATTAGGTGCTTAATTTTAGCTTGATTTGCTGTACTGCAAAGTTCATCTTGTTCAAAACCCATTTTTTCTGTTGTACTCTCAAATTCTCAATGCCCATGATGAATTCAGCTGGTATTGTTGCATGTATATGGTTCATTTGGGGACGTGTGTCTGTGGCGCAGAGTATTTATTTGCTTGTAAGTTAAATAAACCCAAACCCAAAGATGCATCTCTCTCAATGCGATGCCACTTTGTGGAATATACCCATGATTGACGAACTTACTATATATCATACACGGTATACCCCATAAATCACGAAATTCATGGTTCTCAAAGTGCAAGGGATGTATTCACAAAATCTGCAGAACTAATACGGGAAAAGTATACTTTACTACTTAATGCTTTCACTTGCTGAAACTTGTTTAACCTCTGATGTCAACTTGATGCGTTAATTTTCTGTTCTGCAATTGAAAATCCcgttgagaatttaaaaaattttaaaaataaattaataacttgACATTAAAAGTACAGGCGCTCAGAGAGTTTCTTCAAAACCACATCAGTCAGGGAATTGAGCGTCAAGTGAAAGATCACTCCCTTAGCCACGGTGCTTGAGCTGGTGTCCACTGACATATTTCACCTTCTTTGAACCAGAGAGCTGCATACAGAGAACAAAATTATGAGACGGAAAAAGTTCATAACATATTCATCAAgttatttgattataaattgCAGTTCAAAATGATAACTTGGTGTTGTAGGTAATGCAGACATGAAAAAGAGTCTAGCCACTGTGATGCATGAACTTTAGATTTTGTACGGTGGAGAGAATACCATATGATTGATGATATCGACAAAAAGACGTGACATTTGCAACTCAAAACCAGATCTTATATTAATTGTCATAGATGGATTTCAAAGATACACAATGACAccatacttttttaatatatatatacgcatgCACATACACGTGTATATTTGCATGCCTATAGTTTCATAATAACCtagttcattaattttttttttaccataatGTACATCTGAGTTAGGATTAAGAACTCAATGCAAGATCACTGTTAATTATAACATGATATTACCTATTTCACGCTGACCATTTTCAGGGCTGTCACTCCCATGAACCACATTCCTGCCAAAAATTTTCACCATAAGTCCTTGTCTCTAGACAAGTAATTTGCCATCAAGACAATAATTACCAACCCATTTCGATGAAATTAATATACACTAGCTAAGCACCAAAGACTAAAAGTACTAACCTTCCTGTTTGAACAGCAAGGTCCCCTCTTATTGTGCCAGGGTCAGCTTGGAGAGGATTTGTAGAACCTATAAGCTTACGTGCTGACGCAACCACACCAACACCCTCCCAAGCCTTGCAAAATAACATAGTGATCGGTGTTGTCAaaacaacttaaaatattaCAAGTATTTTGTACTCATCATTTACCATGTAAATTTGTTGGGGTTGGGAGAAATACTAAGTCTTACCATGCACACGACTGGACCTGAAGTTATGTACTCGATCAGCTTAGGGAAGAAAGACTTTTCCTTGAGATCCTTATAATGCTCCTGACACCAAAAACAATATAAGATTAAGTGCATAATAATTTAAGCATCTCAGAGTGAATGTAAAATGAATGCTCAAGTGACCATCAAATTAACACCAACTACAACAATAAAGATAAAACTGGGAAATTACAATGTTCTGCTGTTGATTGACCAGAATGGAAACATAAATGAAAGTTTGCATATTATAACAGGACAGAGTCTCCTGTTGTAGTAGCCCAAAATCATTACATTCTCTATGAATTCCTCGGCAATTAAAATGGAGCATCATGTTCGATCAGAAAAAAAATGGTGCATCAGGTTCTGTTATCATCAGATGCAGTATTTCCTCACATCACAACTGTTTGCTTTTGGCTTACTTGAATTCAGGCAATATAAACGAGCAAAAAACTCTCCCATTCTCAATAACGATATAAAAATGCTGACTTGGGGCTTATCCAtgtaaaacaataaattaaatatatgtatcaATGCTATGACAAACCTCTGCCAACTCTTTCGGGCATTGAAAGAGCTTCAAGCCTGTCAGTTTGAATCCCTTCTTCTCAAACCTCGAAATAATCTCTCCAACCTGTAACAACTCAACCAAATTAGATACATTCAGGCCAGGAAGAAACAATCAAAAAGCTTTATTGTTCATTGTAAAAGCTAAACACCCAAATGATAGCTTAAAAAGCCaagaaaatatatttccaaTTATAAATTCCCATAATCGAGACAAGAATTCGACAAaaaattagagttttttttttttttcttctaaggtcacaaataatctaaaattttaaattctccCCTATGCTCTCCAGTCTCCAAACAACCAAACAGGGCATAGGACTGTTAATAATTTCGGACGAATTAGAGTAGAACTTACGAGTCCACGCTGAACACCGTCTGGTTTCACCATTATATAAGTTTCATCAACTTGTTCCTGCACACACAACGAtaccaataaaaagaattaacattttcaaattaaatggGAATCTAATAAACTTCGCAAATGCTGCAGAAAATGACAGAAACCCCAAATgttgttttaataatttgaggTGAAATTTGAAGACACAGAAGGAAGAGAAGCAAACCATGGAAGCAACCAAGTGGGGAAGGAAGATATGGGTTTTGGTGGTGGCGGCGGCATTGTGGGAGAGGGTTTTGGCATGGGGACGAGATAGGGAATATGAGAAAAGATGGGAATTTGAGTGGAATGCAGCCAAGTGGAGGTGGTGGGTGGTGCGCACGATAGGCTTTTGGGTGTATGATAAGCAGCAAGTTCTCAGAGTAGGTGAGCGTGGAATAGATGAAAGAGATGGACGTCCTCCAAACACAGCCTGAGCTTCCATTGTCTCTCCAATCTCTCTCGCCAAGCCAACAACACGAGTGTAATTTTTAGATACCCTTTTAGCAAACGGGAACAAAAATATCCCTACTCAGGTTATTAGTAGTTATGGATTGGATTTTgagttaaatgaaataaaagttaaaaatgaaataaaatattattaaaatattattttttaatattattattattttaaattttttaaaaattaaatttttttattatattttataaaaaaatttaaaaaaattataatgatgggatgatttttttttttatatttaaacgGGGGCATGTTctacttttaatttcaaatattctaaCCATTTTAGGACTAATATTCCTGCTAGATGATGACAAGATAAATTATTAGGCACAGTTGACAAATTAGTAGATGTAATTCATCCGTTAATTGGATTGTAGTATTTATGTGTCAATATTTAGTTCTATCTACTTGCTCATAAATAAAGTAAAGTAAAGAGTTGTGCTAAATAGAAGCCTCACGTTCCTacacatcacttaaaaatatataattttattttttatctttatatttaattaaaatataaaatataaagataaaaaaataatatcatatatttttaagtggtatGCAGGTTGTGAGGCTTATgtctataattcttttaaaataaataatcctAGAGATTGCTCGACGTGATTCCTCCGACCATCAAAATAGTACGAGAGTGAAAAAAGAGAAActtttctaatataaaattgtcttttaactttttcaagcCAAATTAGATACCCACGTTTAAGCTAATAAgggaaataaaaagataagtactataatcataataaaattttataaaaataaatatataaattaacgtagtttcatatgatatgttaaattataacaGTACTTTGTGGGatctaacaaattatataaagtcatatcaatttatagatttatttttagagaatctttttgtaattaaaacatttGTCAAACAAAAATATCTCTACTTTGTAGAGattgaaagacaaaaaaataaaaaaataaaaatttattaatcaaGTTAAATAGATTATGTGGATTAATTCAACGGTTGGATTAACTCACTTGGGTTTCCTAGGAGTATAACGGGTCCagtttggacaaaatctaggaccgaaccggtaccactgattttacattttttaaaaccgattacgcaccagttaTCCCTACCGGTTCTGGTCTAGTTCTGGTCTAATTTTTCGATTtcaataaaatgcaaatttctaaaaaaaaaaatttgtataaaaaataaaactgctttaaaaaatctgttttattgaaaaaactGTAATCTATTACAAAAttctgttttactaaaaaaaaaacctgttatataaaaaaaaaaaatctgcaataaaaaaactgttataaaataaaaagtgaaatctggtttaaaaaaaaaaaggccttgAAGAACTCTCTAAGTCTTTCCTGAGCTCTacacaacaagaaaaaaaagaataagcataataataaaagaaattattaatatgatataCACTTTAGAAACAGTAAAGGAAAATGTGAATGATGCTACATACATGTGTCAAATTTCTCAATCTCCTCAACATTATTCATTAAAGTGCAAAGATTAAtggggcaaaaaaaaaaaaaaaaacgaagtcaattttgtgtacaaataaGGGCTTTTACCATAAGAGGGGATGATAGGTTACTGCGGAAAGGATCAAGTACTCGACCTGTTGTGCTAAAAGTTAACTCAGATGTCACTATAGATATTGGAACTGCAAGAACATCCCACGCAACTCTTGAAAGTACACGGTATCTAATGGAgttaaccttccaccaagtcaaCAAGTCGAATTTTacatcatcttcttcacattttttaGATCTCTCCACTTCAGATTTAGTCTCCAAAGAGTTCTCCGACTCCAAACGCTTCTTAAGAGccattttaaatgatttgaaaTCACATTGACCTACACAAGTAGTTGAACTTGTAATGAAACGTGATGGGCGTGAGAGTttaggagaaagagagaggggggaaagagagacgatgagagggGGTTATATGGGATCTGCTTATATGAGGGCGGTTCTATTATTTTAGTCTTGGAATGCAGACGTGTCACAATGCCACTGAGAAGTGTAAATCCACTTTGTTTACCAGATCATGTTTGAAgatattctaaaagaaaaattctactcagcGTCCCGTGTTCTTCTACTCAATatctctacaccacacacatgctgatgtgagtttttatttttttcactcaGCGTGTGTGTGGTGCAGAATCGCTTAGtagaaaaagagttttgctactcatcatcatcatacaccgcacaccacatttttttttatttttttaatatttttttgttttattattcttaaactaattgaattatgctacttatcattcatataccaTATATTTAGTAAGACAAAAAATTATGTTGTGCTGTGTGCgaagataatgaataaaatttttcctaAAGAAAAATACCAAATGAGGAGAGCTTTTATTGCTGCAAATCTGGGATGGTTGATATATCATACAAAGAGGTAAAACAATCTTTTTGTCAGAAAAGAAAAGTCTCTCTATCTAGGAAGCCGGAAACAATGTCTCATGGATTTTGAAAGGGTATCGTGAAATCAAGTGACATATCctatggaaagaaaagaaaaggatcgTGCTAGTATGCTATACCATAAGTGATGGGCAGACGGATCCCTCCATTCCATCATAACTTTGAGCCGCGACCAACATCTACAACTCAAATACTGAGTAAAAATTAAGACTTGTTCTCCTATTTAATAACGCGAAATGATATGATAACAACTCTATCATAATCTATTTACAATTAaggattaaataattatttttttcatgtacttTAAACTGTTGGTAggataataattttgaattaaagtgaaaataaattattttttaataagaaattgtGGATAAATTGTAGAGTAGTTGGTATTGTATCATTGTCCTTTAATAACCAACTTTCTCAAGAGATGGGATAAAGCAAAGGAAAATACTTCTTTCACAAAGAGAAGCAACCGATTTTTTTTAACTCCATGGTTAAGGaggtgtttttttaatgtttttgtagcttttttttttcaaaatatttaaaggagtttgaaaaatatttaaaataaaaataaaaatataatttacactATCGTTACAATATAGGAGTAACCTTTCTCGATGACTCTGGCAAAAGTGAGATAGATGGTCAAGCCTTAGGGATGGTTGAA includes:
- the LOC121237938 gene encoding nucleoside diphosphate kinase 2, chloroplastic, giving the protein MEAQAVFGGRPSLSSIPRSPTLRTCCLSYTQKPIVRTTHHLHLAAFHSNSHLFSYSLSRPHAKTLSHNAAATTKTHIFLPHLVASMEQVDETYIMVKPDGVQRGLVGEIISRFEKKGFKLTGLKLFQCPKELAEEHYKDLKEKSFFPKLIEYITSGPVVCMAWEGVGVVASARKLIGSTNPLQADPGTIRGDLAVQTGRNVVHGSDSPENGQREIALWFKEGEICQWTPAQAPWLRE